One Sphingobacteruim zhuxiongii DNA window includes the following coding sequences:
- a CDS encoding IS3 family transposase (programmed frameshift): METPKKKSAEKFVKDIRKHTRRIFTSEQKILIVMEALRAETSVAELCRKHNIVQSQFYSWNKEFMEAGKKRLSGDVTREATSDEVSDLKKENARLKEIVADLVVRYDIVKKSRDAGLIHKYRKYMRLSAGEKYEIIQTVTRSEIGVKPTLDSFGIARSTFYKWYQNYLKSGFPGLETNKRSSRRQWNSIPQEQKDLVVEIALKHTELSSRELAYKITDEQGVFISESSVYRILKQRDLIPAPNHFLISAANEFKDKTAFVHQMWQTDFTYFKIIGWGWYYLSTVLDDFSRYIIHWELCDSMKAEDVKRTVDTAIAKAKLKSKAKPKLLSDNGACYVSNELKTYLKCDLKMKQVHGRPMHPQTQGKIERYHRTMKNVVKLNHFYHPEQLIETLTEFVDNYNERRYHESLKNLTPADVYFGRTDQILRKRQQIKMNSIQNRRQLYNQQKLLNL, from the exons ATGGAAACTCCAAAGAAAAAGAGCGCTGAAAAGTTTGTCAAAGACATTCGAAAACACACCCGTAGAATTTTCACTTCAGAACAAAAGATTTTAATCGTGATGGAAGCTTTGCGTGCAGAAACTTCTGTAGCTGAACTTTGTCGCAAACATAATATTGTTCAATCTCAGTTTTATTCTTGGAACAAGGAATTTATGGAAGCTGGCAAAAAACGTCTTTCAGGCGATGTTACGCGAGAAGCAACCAGTGATGAAGTTTCCGATCTGAAGAAAGAAAATGCTCGACTGAAGGAAATAGTAGCAGATCTAGTGGTTCGCTATGATATTGTAAAAAAAAGT AGAGATGCTGGACTAATCCATAAATACAGAAAATATATGCGATTATCAGCAGGCGAAAAATACGAAATCATACAAACAGTGACACGAAGTGAAATCGGAGTGAAACCAACTTTGGACAGCTTTGGGATTGCACGTAGCACCTTTTATAAATGGTATCAAAATTACCTTAAAAGTGGCTTTCCTGGTTTGGAAACAAACAAAAGAAGTTCTCGTAGACAATGGAATAGTATCCCCCAGGAGCAAAAGGATCTGGTTGTCGAGATTGCATTAAAGCACACCGAGTTATCTTCCAGAGAATTAGCCTATAAAATAACAGATGAACAAGGTGTTTTCATTTCTGAATCAAGCGTTTATAGAATATTAAAGCAAAGAGATTTAATCCCAGCACCCAATCATTTTCTTATTTCAGCAGCTAATGAGTTTAAGGATAAAACTGCATTTGTGCATCAAATGTGGCAAACTGACTTCACTTATTTCAAGATTATTGGTTGGGGATGGTACTATTTGAGTACAGTTTTGGATGATTTTAGTCGCTATATCATTCATTGGGAATTATGTGATTCCATGAAAGCCGAAGATGTGAAAAGAACGGTAGATACTGCGATTGCTAAAGCAAAATTGAAGTCAAAGGCAAAGCCGAAATTACTATCAGATAATGGCGCCTGTTACGTATCAAATGAATTGAAAACTTATCTTAAATGCGATCTGAAGATGAAGCAAGTACACGGAAGGCCAATGCATCCCCAAACACAAGGGAAAATCGAACGGTATCACCGAACGATGAAAAACGTTGTTAAACTTAATCATTTTTATCATCCAGAGCAACTTATCGAAACTTTAACAGAATTTGTAGACAATTATAATGAAAGACGTTATCATGAATCACTCAAAAACTTAACTCCAGCAGATGTCTATTTCGGTAGAACCGATCAAATTTTAAGAAAAAGACAACAAATTAAAATGAATTCTATTCAGAATAGAAGGCAATTATATAATCAACAAAAATTACTAAATTTATAA
- a CDS encoding helix-turn-helix domain-containing protein: MEQVIFVQIKLSDLQDMIKKAVDDGVKDSFEKFVEPEPVLIDGDEMCAKFGVTHGTLQKWRDRKEIPFIQIGAVIRYDFNKIIKIKETKRKR; the protein is encoded by the coding sequence ATGGAACAAGTTATATTCGTTCAGATTAAACTATCTGATTTACAAGACATGATAAAAAAAGCGGTTGACGATGGTGTCAAAGATAGTTTCGAAAAATTTGTTGAACCTGAGCCAGTCTTAATTGATGGGGATGAAATGTGCGCTAAATTTGGCGTTACGCATGGAACTCTCCAAAAATGGAGAGATAGGAAAGAAATTCCTTTTATTCAAATTGGTGCAGTAATTCGGTACGACTTCAATAAAATAATCAAAATTAAGGAGACAAAACGAAAAAGATAA
- a CDS encoding dihydrofolate reductase family protein encodes MSKIIVDCAISLDGYFAGEQRGPGNPMGGVSGRLHAWMMKEKAFWRRIKMEGGTEDGKDGELINEVFDRTGAYIMGKRMFEEGEVSWAEDLYEADVYVLTHEKRDPWIQKGSTRFFFINDGIESALEKARASANGKDIRIQGGAITIQEFLNAGLIDELYLHITPIFIGKGIRLFEGMDPDKYEIQVLQVDSTELTTHMHYRLIRK; translated from the coding sequence ATGAGCAAGATAATAGTAGATTGTGCGATATCGCTTGACGGCTACTTTGCTGGTGAGCAGCGCGGACCGGGCAATCCAATGGGAGGTGTTTCCGGACGTTTGCATGCTTGGATGATGAAAGAAAAGGCATTTTGGAGGCGAATAAAGATGGAAGGCGGCACTGAAGATGGTAAGGATGGCGAATTGATTAATGAGGTTTTCGATCGTACTGGTGCTTATATCATGGGCAAAAGAATGTTTGAGGAAGGGGAAGTCAGTTGGGCTGAAGATTTATATGAGGCAGACGTGTATGTACTTACCCATGAAAAAAGGGATCCTTGGATTCAAAAAGGTTCAACACGCTTCTTCTTTATTAATGATGGAATTGAGAGCGCACTTGAGAAAGCTCGCGCATCAGCAAACGGAAAAGATATTCGTATACAGGGAGGTGCCATTACCATCCAAGAATTCCTGAATGCTGGACTGATTGACGAATTATACCTGCATATCACTCCAATCTTTATAGGTAAGGGAATACGCCTATTTGAGGGAATGGATCCTGATAAGTATGAAATTCAAGTATTGCAAGTTGACTCCACTGAACTGACGACTCACATGCATTATCGTTTGATAAGGAAATAA
- a CDS encoding OsmC family protein, whose translation MAQEVQVTIEEENYTTKVAYGDLSILADEPLDLGGQNKGLTPTQLLLASIGSCKVITMRMYANRKNWEVKKINIQLSSEVVNSDLQQTTYIRCHISFEGNLAEDQIKRLYIIADKCPIHKMLHNPIVIESNVIDTTK comes from the coding sequence ATGGCACAAGAAGTACAAGTTACTATAGAAGAAGAGAATTATACAACCAAAGTAGCCTATGGCGACCTATCCATTTTAGCCGATGAACCTTTAGACCTTGGCGGACAGAACAAGGGATTGACACCTACCCAACTCTTATTAGCATCTATTGGATCTTGCAAGGTGATTACCATGCGTATGTATGCCAATCGTAAAAATTGGGAAGTCAAAAAAATAAATATTCAGCTGAGTAGTGAGGTGGTAAATAGCGACTTACAACAAACAACCTATATCCGTTGTCATATCTCTTTCGAGGGAAATCTAGCTGAAGATCAAATCAAAAGATTATATATAATTGCCGATAAATGTCCCATCCACAAGATGTTGCACAATCCAATTGTTATAGAAAGTAATGTAATTGATACAACAAAATAG
- a CDS encoding methylglyoxal synthase, with the protein MAKTIALIAHDGKKAEMVAFVKDHQEELSKAHLVATGTTGSYIQQTGLEVELKLSGPKGGDAQIAAMAAEGKINGIIFFRDPLGKHPHEPDIQMLMRICDLWNVPLATNPATGSLIIKGLLE; encoded by the coding sequence ATGGCAAAAACGATTGCATTAATCGCACATGATGGTAAAAAGGCAGAAATGGTTGCCTTTGTAAAAGACCATCAAGAAGAACTATCCAAAGCCCATTTGGTAGCCACGGGAACGACAGGTTCCTATATCCAACAAACAGGTTTAGAAGTTGAGCTAAAGCTCAGCGGTCCCAAAGGTGGCGATGCGCAAATAGCAGCCATGGCAGCCGAGGGAAAAATAAACGGTATCATCTTCTTTCGAGACCCCTTAGGTAAACATCCACACGAACCCGATATACAGATGCTAATGCGCATTTGCGATCTCTGGAACGTGCCGTTAGCCACAAACCCAGCAACAGGATCATTAATTATTAAAGGATTATTAGAATAA
- a CDS encoding phage integrase SAM-like domain-containing protein — protein sequence MNFIEFAKLHISRLKNQGRDKTAKPFVTVVNALTDFNGPQLYTSKITSRFLKQYEGFLRLPKTITRKQGQSVIKKETFLNDKGLNNHMSAFRTLFNEAKREFNDEDTGKIVIRNNPFSTYKIQPKKRKKHKNLTIVQMASIKQHIPKTVRGCFARDMFMLSFYMCGMNAVDIFNNWDRLKECPERIGYNRSKTEGKREDDAFISVKIPVIAKEIIQRIDMKYKNIDRLNNTLSVGLRSFMNDLNLEELTMLHARHSFATIARNDLNISKEDVAIALNHVSEENRITDTYIAPDWSKIDRVQSQVIDVINNKY from the coding sequence GTGAATTTTATAGAATTTGCTAAGCTTCATATATCTAGATTGAAGAATCAAGGTAGAGATAAAACGGCGAAACCATTCGTCACTGTTGTAAATGCGTTAACAGATTTCAACGGCCCTCAACTATACACCTCAAAGATAACATCAAGATTCCTGAAGCAATATGAAGGCTTTTTACGTCTTCCAAAAACAATCACCCGGAAACAGGGGCAAAGCGTGATTAAAAAGGAGACATTTTTAAACGATAAGGGATTAAACAATCACATGTCAGCTTTTAGAACATTATTTAATGAAGCAAAACGAGAATTTAACGACGAAGATACAGGTAAAATAGTCATAAGGAACAATCCCTTTTCTACATATAAGATACAGCCAAAGAAGCGTAAGAAGCATAAGAATTTAACAATAGTACAAATGGCTTCCATTAAACAGCACATTCCAAAAACAGTTAGAGGGTGTTTCGCTCGCGATATGTTTATGTTATCGTTTTACATGTGCGGGATGAATGCGGTTGACATATTTAATAACTGGGATCGTTTAAAAGAATGTCCAGAAAGGATAGGTTACAATAGAAGCAAGACAGAAGGGAAGCGCGAAGATGACGCTTTCATAAGCGTTAAAATCCCAGTAATTGCAAAAGAGATTATACAAAGAATTGATATGAAGTACAAAAATATTGATCGACTCAATAATACTCTATCTGTTGGCCTTCGTTCTTTTATGAATGACTTAAATCTCGAAGAATTAACAATGCTTCACGCACGACACTCATTTGCGACAATTGCTCGGAACGATCTGAATATATCAAAAGAAGATGTCGCAATAGCATTAAATCATGTAAGCGAAGAAAATAGAATAACAGACACCTATATAGCACCAGATTGGAGCAAGATTGATAGAGTGCAATCACAAGTAATTGACGTCATAAACAATAAGTATTAA
- a CDS encoding ABC transporter ATP-binding protein, whose protein sequence is MKISNFQKSYTKRPFLDIPALEFLPEVYWIRGENGAGKSTLLKCLAGLSSFKGEIEIDQVSLKRNPRRYLSYVNYAPTEPVYPDFLTGRQLIDFYKKEKRNRL, encoded by the coding sequence ATGAAGATTTCCAACTTCCAAAAGTCCTATACAAAGCGTCCCTTTCTTGATATTCCAGCATTGGAATTCCTTCCTGAAGTCTATTGGATACGAGGGGAAAATGGTGCTGGTAAATCAACCTTATTGAAATGTCTTGCCGGACTATCATCTTTCAAAGGAGAGATAGAAATCGATCAAGTTTCATTGAAGCGAAATCCCCGTCGCTACCTAAGCTATGTAAACTACGCACCAACAGAGCCTGTCTATCCTGATTTTCTAACCGGACGACAGCTTATCGATTTTTACAAAAAAGAAAAAAGGAACAGGCTATAA
- a CDS encoding FRG domain-containing protein: protein MNHNIITSINDYLTYIDKTQSLFIGNLKWYRAENQSYCETLLTPGLFREYIKGPSTTQPFYVKELSTRNLFQLEAYSYLNNENLLQNDLMTTFVMQHYGAETRLLDWSDNALIALFFAVENTRSDNEAIIWVLDPLKLNASNIKEIKNKEMDELKIYTSLKNTEEVDNYFNIHLLEDKKIEVRYPIAIKPHYLDSRMKNQGSCFTLFGYDKKGLINHPLNDAFLQKLIIPKNHFRKIKRDLFKLGISYDSIYPGVEGISKKINYSFDEYFC, encoded by the coding sequence ATGAACCATAACATTATAACATCGATAAATGATTACTTAACATATATCGATAAAACTCAGAGCTTATTTATAGGAAATTTAAAATGGTACCGAGCTGAAAATCAAAGTTACTGTGAAACACTTTTAACTCCTGGCCTATTTAGGGAATACATTAAAGGTCCAAGTACTACGCAGCCATTTTACGTTAAAGAATTGAGTACAAGGAACCTTTTTCAATTAGAAGCATATTCCTATTTAAATAATGAGAATCTATTACAAAACGACCTAATGACTACATTCGTTATGCAACATTATGGAGCAGAAACTAGACTTTTAGATTGGTCTGACAATGCTTTGATTGCCTTATTTTTTGCAGTTGAAAATACAAGATCTGATAATGAAGCTATTATTTGGGTACTAGACCCTTTAAAATTAAATGCATCAAATATTAAAGAAATAAAAAACAAAGAAATGGATGAGCTTAAAATTTACACTTCATTAAAGAATACGGAAGAGGTAGATAATTACTTTAATATTCACTTATTAGAAGACAAAAAAATCGAAGTAAGATATCCAATCGCTATTAAGCCTCATTACTTAGATTCAAGGATGAAGAATCAAGGATCTTGTTTTACACTTTTTGGATATGATAAAAAAGGTTTAATAAACCACCCGCTTAATGATGCTTTTTTACAAAAATTAATAATTCCTAAAAATCATTTTCGAAAAATAAAGAGGGATTTATTTAAGCTAGGTATTTCTTACGACTCGATATATCCAGGCGTCGAAGGTATTTCAAAAAAAATAAATTACTCATTTGATGAATATTTTTGTTAA
- a CDS encoding protein-export chaperone SecB, producing MTEIKVKDTKAKISLDSVIFEELIIKRSPKKQGDFEMNIFPAGRFLKNNKKFQLNLVIDLVDKNEAFTMKLNSVALFSIHDPESIKNETALFYVNAPAILFPYVRAYVNSITSLSGLKPVVLPIMNLLFLKDELMKNISYE from the coding sequence ATGACTGAAATTAAAGTAAAAGACACTAAGGCTAAAATCAGCTTGGACTCAGTAATTTTTGAGGAACTAATAATTAAGAGGAGCCCTAAAAAACAAGGTGATTTTGAGATGAATATTTTTCCTGCTGGTCGGTTTTTAAAAAATAATAAAAAGTTTCAATTGAATCTAGTAATCGATTTAGTGGATAAAAATGAGGCTTTCACTATGAAATTGAATTCTGTAGCACTTTTTAGTATACATGATCCTGAATCAATAAAGAATGAAACAGCTTTATTTTATGTGAATGCGCCTGCGATATTATTTCCATATGTGCGCGCTTATGTAAATAGTATAACGTCTCTTTCTGGGTTAAAGCCTGTTGTGCTCCCTATTATGAATCTTTTATTTTTGAAAGACGAGTTGATGAAAAATATATCATACGAGTAA
- a CDS encoding DNA-packaging protein: MAAPKGNQFWKLRSKHGRDKLFTSPEMLWDASCEYFQWCDENPWVKNEAVKSGELAGTIIRVPTSRPYTLTGLCLYLDCNTKYFSDFEANLTESEKDFSEVITRVRETIYSQKFEGAAVGAFNANIISRDLGLADKQEHDVSAKIEQITGMVIK, encoded by the coding sequence ATGGCAGCACCAAAGGGAAATCAATTCTGGAAGTTACGTTCTAAACATGGGAGGGATAAGTTGTTTACTTCTCCTGAAATGCTATGGGATGCATCTTGTGAATACTTCCAATGGTGTGATGAAAACCCATGGGTAAAGAATGAAGCAGTCAAGTCAGGAGAATTGGCAGGGACAATAATTAGAGTACCTACATCAAGACCTTACACCTTAACCGGATTGTGTCTATACCTAGATTGCAACACAAAATATTTCAGTGATTTTGAAGCTAATTTAACGGAATCGGAGAAAGATTTTTCCGAAGTCATAACACGTGTGAGGGAAACGATCTATTCACAGAAGTTTGAAGGTGCTGCAGTTGGGGCTTTCAATGCCAACATCATATCTAGGGATTTAGGCTTGGCAGATAAGCAGGAACATGATGTAAGCGCTAAAATTGAACAGATTACGGGAATGGTGATTAAGTAA
- a CDS encoding patatin-like phospholipase family protein, whose translation MKRILSIDGGGIRGIIPGMLVVSLEERIQRITKKPEAHIADYFEFFAGTSTGGILVALLLCPDPENNNRPKYTAKQAVDIYLQHGTGIFTTSSWRRFLNQFGLLTELYDVNVLEKTLNDYFGDLKLSQLIKPCLMTAYNIELRKNHLFRQQKAISHGLSRDFLLKDVCRATTAAPTYFAVAQIFSLAGTRYPLLDGGVFAHNPSICALIEVLKTFQTFDISDVHILSLGTGLAKNAYNYDDFKKKKAISIGPALVDIMSSGSSESNDFFLRQLFRSVQKSSNYIRLEPTNLSSIEPSLDAASATNIQKLVSLADKLISDNEDLLEALAKDLVADKLKTEEKLEKEGYSVWKFLRDKL comes from the coding sequence ATGAAGCGTATTTTATCAATTGATGGAGGTGGTATACGGGGTATTATCCCGGGCATGTTAGTCGTCTCCTTAGAAGAACGTATCCAAAGAATAACGAAAAAACCTGAGGCTCATATTGCTGACTACTTTGAATTCTTCGCTGGCACCAGTACCGGCGGTATATTAGTCGCTCTCCTACTCTGTCCGGATCCAGAAAATAATAATCGTCCAAAATATACGGCCAAGCAAGCTGTCGATATCTATTTGCAACATGGAACTGGCATATTTACGACTAGTAGCTGGCGTCGCTTCCTTAATCAATTTGGATTATTGACCGAACTTTACGACGTCAATGTGCTGGAGAAAACCTTAAATGACTACTTCGGAGATTTAAAGCTCAGCCAACTCATTAAGCCCTGCCTGATGACCGCATACAACATCGAGCTGCGTAAGAACCATCTCTTTCGACAACAGAAGGCTATCTCACATGGACTATCACGCGACTTTCTTCTTAAGGATGTATGCCGAGCTACTACTGCTGCGCCAACCTATTTCGCGGTAGCACAAATATTTTCCCTTGCTGGAACACGTTATCCACTTCTTGATGGTGGCGTATTTGCTCATAACCCTAGTATATGTGCTCTGATTGAAGTTTTAAAAACTTTCCAAACCTTCGACATTAGCGACGTACATATCCTTTCTCTAGGAACAGGATTAGCGAAAAACGCCTACAACTACGACGACTTTAAAAAGAAAAAAGCAATATCCATCGGACCCGCCCTTGTTGATATTATGTCCAGTGGATCTTCCGAATCCAATGATTTCTTTCTACGACAATTATTCCGATCGGTACAGAAGTCAAGTAATTACATACGTTTAGAGCCTACAAATCTTTCCTCCATTGAACCTTCACTAGATGCGGCCTCAGCAACGAATATCCAGAAATTGGTGTCTTTAGCAGACAAATTAATTAGCGACAACGAAGATCTCTTGGAAGCACTTGCCAAAGATTTAGTAGCCGACAAGCTGAAAACAGAAGAAAAGCTAGAAAAAGAAGGCTATTCTGTTTGGAAATTTCTACGAGACAAACTATAA
- a CDS encoding ATP-binding cassette domain-containing protein, with amino-acid sequence MNIETLLHEFQMSAYIEFQRIAEYSSGMLKKLSLILAMIGKPKVLLLDEPFITLDLQAMDSLKDHLVTFQKTGCTVPLTAHLGSLPIATQIVDLSQYLRTC; translated from the coding sequence ATAAATATCGAAACACTGTTACATGAATTTCAAATGTCAGCATATATTGAATTTCAGCGGATAGCGGAGTATTCGAGTGGTATGCTTAAAAAGCTATCGCTCATATTAGCGATGATCGGTAAACCCAAAGTCTTGCTGCTGGACGAGCCCTTTATTACGCTCGATTTGCAAGCTATGGATAGCCTAAAAGATCACTTAGTTACATTTCAAAAAACAGGATGTACGGTCCCCTTAACAGCTCATTTGGGTTCACTTCCAATTGCTACACAGATTGTAGACCTTTCGCAATACCTTCGTACATGCTAA
- a CDS encoding FISUMP domain-containing protein has protein sequence MLTIYTYGVTLTSLTFPTDRGSNRTFTSNLNFNFTKSFTPQLGKRYKIIIDFLTTFRNVNNLGRVVDWAYHNLFYNDATKVYGFRHYNSNVYEKGVSAGATNSGEYFNWKAAKPGNAQATGVVDPCTLVYPAGRWRMPTTAEFNTIVNIPNGTTAAIRKSNARSSDPVRYIDIRLGTGTFPPYDDYTNGLPMLMLGYRNVGSESLTNYNTGTTGDAVLYYWTSNETSSTTANYFRVQNSSDSGSLMTILNPATNLKTYGFNIRCVRNRSYVYQPNIN, from the coding sequence TTGCTGACAATCTACACCTACGGTGTAACACTGACATCTTTGACCTTTCCGACAGATCGTGGTTCCAATCGTACATTCACTAGTAATTTAAACTTTAATTTCACCAAGTCCTTTACGCCACAACTCGGAAAACGATACAAGATTATTATCGACTTCCTAACGACCTTTAGAAATGTAAATAACTTAGGACGTGTTGTTGATTGGGCCTATCATAATCTCTTCTATAATGATGCGACAAAAGTATATGGCTTTAGACATTACAATTCAAACGTTTATGAAAAAGGTGTTTCCGCCGGTGCAACCAATAGTGGGGAGTATTTTAACTGGAAGGCAGCGAAGCCAGGTAATGCACAGGCAACAGGTGTTGTTGATCCATGTACATTAGTTTACCCAGCAGGTCGGTGGAGAATGCCAACAACGGCAGAGTTTAACACGATTGTCAATATTCCAAACGGTACAACGGCAGCTATTCGAAAATCAAATGCAAGATCTAGCGATCCCGTGAGATACATCGATATTCGCTTAGGAACAGGGACATTCCCTCCATATGATGATTATACAAACGGACTACCGATGTTAATGCTAGGATATCGTAATGTTGGCAGTGAATCATTAACAAACTATAATACAGGGACGACTGGAGATGCCGTCCTATATTACTGGACGTCCAATGAAACGTCTAGTACCACAGCAAACTATTTTAGAGTGCAAAATAGCTCCGATAGCGGAAGCTTAATGACTATACTAAATCCCGCGACTAATTTAAAGACATATGGTTTTAATATTCGATGCGTTAGAAATAGATCCTACGTTTACCAGCCGAATATTAATTAG